Proteins found in one Pelobates fuscus isolate aPelFus1 chromosome 10, aPelFus1.pri, whole genome shotgun sequence genomic segment:
- the LOC134575071 gene encoding hexokinase-1, producing MIAAQLLAYYFTELKDDQVKKIDKYLYAMRLSDETLLHIMSRFGIEMENGLSRDSNPTAIIKMLPTFVRSIPDGTEKGDFIALDLGGSHFRILRVKVSHEKKQTVQMESEIYDTPEDIIHGSGTRLFDHVAECLGDFMEKKQIKDKKLPVGFTFSFPCLQSKLDEGVLLTWTKRFKASGVEGMDVVKLLNKAIKKRGDYEADIMAVVNDTVGTMMTCGFDDQRCEVGIIIGTGTNACYMEELRHIDLVEGDEGRMCINTEWGAFGDDGSLEDIRTEFDREIDRGSINPGKQLFEKMVSGMYMGELVRLILVKMAKEGLLFEGRITPELLTRGKFETKHLSAIEKNKEGLSKAKEILTRLGVEPSHEDCIAVQHVCTIVSFRSANLIASTLGGILNRLRDNKGVPRLRTTVGIDGSLYKMHPQYARRLHKAVRRLVPESDVRFLLSESGSAKGAAMVTAVAYRLSEQRRQMDETLEEFNLTREQLLEVKRRMKIEIENGLRKKTHESAKVKMLPTFVRSTPDGSENGDFLALDLGGTNFRVLLVKIRSGKRRTVEMHNKIYAIPTDVMQGTGEELFDHIVHCISDFLDYMGIKGAKLPLGFTFSFPCKQTSLDAGILLTWTKGFKATDCEGEDVVSLLREGIKRREEFDLDVVAIVNDTVGTMMTCAYEDPNCEIGLIVGTGSNACYMEEVKNIEMVDGEEGRMCVNMEWGAFGDNGCLDDIRTVYDKSVDELSLNSGKQRYEKMISGMYLGEIVRNILTDFTKRGFLFRGQISEALKTTSIFETKFLSQIESDRLALLQVRSILQQLGLNSTCDDSIIVKEVCGVVSKRAAQLCGAGMAAVVDKIRENRGLDHLDVTVGVDGTLYKLHPHFSRIMHQTVADLAPKCNVSFLLSEDGSGKGAALITAVGCRLREAEQN from the exons AAAAGGGAGATTTCATTGCGCTGGATCTTGGTGGATCTCATTTTCGAATTCTGAGGGTAAAGGTTTCTCATGAGAAGAAGCAGACAGTTCAGATGGAGAGTGAGATTTACGACACCCCCGAGGACATTATACATGGAAGTGGAACTAGG CTTTTCGATCATGTTGCCGAATGCCTGGGAGATTTCATGGAAAAGAAACAGATCAAAGATAAAAAGCTTCCTGTCGGATTCACCTTCTCTTTCCCATGCTTACAATCCAAACTAGATGAG GGTGTTTTGCTTACATGGACCAAACGTTTCAAAGCTAGTGGTGTGGAAGGAATGGATGTGGTGAAACTGCTAAACAAAGCCATCAAAAAAAGAGGA GATTATGAAGCAGATATCATGGCTGTTGTGAATGACACAGTTGGGACTATGATGACTTGTGGGTTTGATGACCAGCGGTGTGAAGTTGGCATTATCATAG GTACCGGGACAAATGCCTGCTACATGGAAGAGCTGAGACACATCGATCTAGTGGAAGGTGATGAGGGGAGAATGTGCATTAACACGGAGTGGGGAGCTTTTGGCGATGATGGGTCCTTGGAGGATATTAGAACAGAGTTTGACAGAGAGATTGACAGGGGTTCAATAAATCCTGGAAAACAGCT GTTTGAAAAAATGGTGAGTGGCATGTACATGGGCGAACTTGTCAGACTTATTCTAGTAAAAATGGCCAAAGAGGGACTTCTGTTTGAAGGGAGAATCACTCCAGAACTCCTTACTAGAGGGAAATTTGAGACCAAGCACTTGTCTGCCATTGAAAA AAATAAAGAAGGTTTAAGCAAAGCCAAAGAAATATTGACCCGATTGGGGGTGGAACCCTCCCATGAAGACTGCATTGCTGTACAACACGTGTGTACTATTGTCTCTTTCCGATCTGCTAATCTGATCGCATCTACATTGGGAGGAATCCTTAACCGTCTTCGAGATAATAAAGGGGTACCCAGGTTACGAACCACTGTGGGCATTGATGGATCCCTATACAAGATGCATCCACA ATATGCCAGGCGCTTACATAAAGCTGTGAGGCGTTTGGTTCCCGAATCGGATGTGCGCTTTCTGTTGTCTGAGAGTGGCAGCGCTAAGGGAGCCGCCATGGTGACTGCTGTAGCTTACAGGCTGTCCGAACAGCGCAGACAGATGGATGAGACATTAGAAGAGTTCAATCTCACTCGCGAACAATTGCTGGAGGTGAAGAGAAGGATGAAAATTGAAATTGAGAATGGACTAAGGAAGAAGACACATGAAAGtgcaaaagttaaaatgttgccaACTTTTGTTCGGAGCACCCCAGATGGCTCAG AAAATGGAGACTTCCTGGCTCTTGACCTGGGAGGAACAAACTTTAGAGTTTTGCTTGTCAAGATTCGGAGCGGCAAAAGGAGAACCGTAGAAATGCATAATAAAATCTATGCCATCCCTACAGATGTCATGCAAGGAACCGGAGAAGAG cttTTTGATCACATTGTTCACTGCATATCCGATTTCTTGGACTACATGGGAATTAAGGGAGCTAAGCTTCCCTTGGGATTCACTTTCTCGTTTCCGTGCAAGCAGACAAGTCTGGATGCT GGTATCCTACTAACCTGGACCAAAGGATTCAAGGCTACAGACTGTGAGGGAGAAGATGTGGTATCTCTTCTAAGGGAAGGAATTAAAAGGAGAGAG GAATTTGACCTGGATGTAGTCGCCATAGTGAATGACACAGTTGGCACAATGATGACCTGTGCATATGAAGATCCAAACTGTGAAATTGGTCTCATAGTTG GAACTGGCAGCAATGCATGTTATATGGAGGAAGTCAAGAACATAGAAATGGTGGATGGAGAAGAGGggagaatgtgtgtcaatatggaaTGGGGGGCCTTCGGTGACAATGGATGTCTGGATGATATTCGCACCGTTTATGACAAGTCTGTCGATGAATTGTCATTAAATTCAGGAAAACAGAG GTATGAGAAAATGATCAGTGGAATGTATTTAGGAGAAATTGTACGCAACATTTTAACCGACTTCACAAAAAGAGGATTTTTGTTCAGAGGTCAAATTTCAGAGGCACTGAAAACCACAAGCATTTTCGAAACGAAATTCCTGTCACAAATTGAGAG TGACAGGCTAGCTCTGCTCCAGGTACGATCAATCCTTCAGCAGCTGGGTTTGAACAGCACCTGTGACGACAGTATAATTGTAAAGGAGGTGTGTGGTGTTGTGTCAAAGAGAGCGGCACAGTTGTGTGGTGCGGGAATGGCAGCTGTCGTGGATAAAATACGAGAGAACAGAGGACTAGATCACTTAGACGTCACAGTTGGTGTCGATGGAACACTGTATAAATTACATCCACA CTTTTCTAGAATCATGCACCAGACAGTTGCCGATCTTGCCCCAAAATGCAATGTCTCCTTCCTTCTATCTGAAGACGGCAGCGGCAAAGGAGCGGCCCTGATCACGGCGGTGGGCTGCCGACTTCGTGAAGCCGAACAAAACTAA